One window of Nicotiana tomentosiformis chromosome 11, ASM39032v3, whole genome shotgun sequence genomic DNA carries:
- the LOC104102159 gene encoding agamous-like MADS-box protein AGL80, with protein sequence MTRSKVNLAFITNESARKATLKKRKKGLMKKVSELSTLCGIDACAIIYSPYDQDQPEVWPSIMGAQRVLEEFKRMPEMEQCKKMMNQESFIRQRIVKASEQLKKKQKENRKQEVIEVMYQCLTGKGLDNLILTDLNDLGWLIDQNLKEICKRIEDLKKGASASNSQLGVHAMESPQKRPFTDWMNNPSDYQQIGLVNNGDEMNVMQFNDNQNTMWSTGFFL encoded by the coding sequence ATGACTAGGAGCAAGGTAAATCTTGCCTTTATCACTAATGAATCAGCAAGAAAAGCAACACTCAAGAAAAGGAAGAAGGGTCTTATGAAGAAAGTGAGTGAACTTAGTACCCTTTGTGGAATTGATGCGTGTGCTATTATTTATAGCCCTTATGATCAAGACCAACCAGAGGTATGGCCAAGCATCATGGGAGCTCAACGCGTGCTCGAAGAATTCAAGAGGATGCCCGAGATGGAGCAGTGCAAAAAAATGATGAATCAAGAGAGCTTCATTAGGCAAAGAATTGTAAAAGCAAGTGAGCAGTTGAAGAAGAAACAAAAGGAGAATAGAAAGCAGGAGGTGATTGAAGTTATGTACCAATGCTTAACTGGGAAGGGACTAGACAACTTAATCTTGACAGATTTAAATGATCTCGGCTGGTTGATTGATCAAAACTTGAAGGAGATTTGTAAGAGGATTGAGGATTTGAAAAAAGGAGCTTCTGCTTCTAATTCACAGTTGGGTGTACATGCCATGGAAAGCCCACAAAAACGACCGTTCACTGATTGGATGAATAATCCAAGTGATTATCAGCAGATCGGTTTGGTAAATAATGGAGATGAGATGAATGTGATGCAATTTAATGACAATCAAAACACGATGTGGTCCACTGGTTTCTTTCTTTGA